CGTCATCGCCGAGCAGCACCACGACGAGCTGGGCCTGCGCTGGCCGCCGGCGGTCGCGCCGTTCGACGTGCATCTGGTGATCGCCAACAAGGACGCCGAAGCTCGCGCCGGCGCCACCGCCCTGGCCGGCGAGCTGGACCGGCTGGGCGTCGAGGTGCTGCTGGACGACCGGCAGGCCTCGCCCGGGGTGAAGTTCAAGGACGCCGAGCTGCTGGGTGTGCCGTGGATCGTCGTGGTGGGGCGCGGCTGGGCGGACGGCGTGGTCGAGCTGCGCGACCGCTTCGGCGGGGAAACCCGCCAGCTGACCGCCGGGGCCTCGCTGGCCACCGACATCGCCGCGGTGCTGACCGGTTAGCGGGCTACTCGTTGCCGCCCGGGAAACTCGTCGTGATGGGCCAGGCACCCAGCAGCTTGTTCCATCTGGCGGCCATGACCGCGCTTTGCGTCAGTGCGGTGGAGGCAAACGCGCGGTCGTCGGCCGTCTCGGCGTGCTCGATGACGGCCCGCCACGCCGTCGCGCCGTCGTTTTCCATCCGCACCGCCAGGCGCGCCGCGTCCGCGGCGCTGCCCACCAGCATGGGCAACTGGTAGCCGGCGGCGGCGACCGGGGCGTTGACCTTGCGGGCGGCCAGCATCGCGATGACGTCGTCGCGACGCTGGCGGTGCTGTTCGAGGGCTTCCACCACCAGGTCGTTGACGCTGGGCGGTGATAGCGCGGACACGATGCCGTAGCCGTAGATGGTCGAGTGCTCGATGGCCAGCGCATCGCACAGCGCCGCGTTGTCGGCGTCCTTGCCGGAGCTCATATCGAGGGACCCCCGGGCACCAGCGCCACCGTGGCCGACGCGGTGCAGGAGGCGGCGATGGAGGCGAGCAGCCCCGCCCGATAGCCCGGCGAGGTGGCCACCAGCCGGCTGGCGCTCTCGGCCGATGCGCGCAGCGAATCGATCACGTCGCCGAGCGGCGGGGGTGGTGGTGGCGGGCCCGCCGGTTCGGCCGGGCTGGGACTGGTCGTTTCGCTCGAGGAGCTTGAGGAGGCGGTGAGCTTGCCGGCGGCCCGCGAGATTTCCGTGGACAGGGCGCGGGCGTGCGCGGCGCGTTGGGTGGCGACCACCGTCAGCGCGGCGGCGATCTGGGGTGGGTTGCCGACGGCCGCCGCGGCCGCGGCCGCCAGCGCGCTGTCCTTCCTGGCCTGGTCTAACGGCCCCCACAGGTCTTCGGCGGCGGGCGGCTTGGGCGGGGGCTCGCCGCAGGCGGACACCACCACCCCGAACGCGGCGAGAGCCGCGCCGCCGGCGAGCAGACCCCGCCTGCTGGTAACGGGTACTGCGCGAGGCACAGCAACATCCTGCCACTGGTACGAACGCGGACACGATGCGGTGAGCCTTGACCGAGCGGCCGTCACGCCGTCCCCCGAGAATCCTGGCGTATCGTTGATAGCTGACTCTCGCGGAACGGCAGCTGCGTTGCGCGGGACACCGGACCCGCCCCGAAGCCACGTGGGCGGCGACATCCGCCAGATGACCGGACAACTCAAGATGAGGAGCTCGCCGTGACCACCGGGCTACCTTCGCAGACGCAGGTAATCGAGCTACTCGGGAAAGAGTTCGCGCGCGCCGGTTATGAAATCGAAGACGTGGTCATCGACACCCGGACGCACCCGCC
The nucleotide sequence above comes from Mycobacterium malmoense. Encoded proteins:
- a CDS encoding ferritin-like domain-containing protein — translated: MSSGKDADNAALCDALAIEHSTIYGYGIVSALSPPSVNDLVVEALEQHRQRRDDVIAMLAARKVNAPVAAAGYQLPMLVGSAADAARLAVRMENDGATAWRAVIEHAETADDRAFASTALTQSAVMAARWNKLLGAWPITTSFPGGNE